In one window of Maribacter sp. BPC-D8 DNA:
- a CDS encoding Coq4 family protein, which produces MRAAILEKLYDWSVAPYQYFKKNEAWQYNAEELKGYPNESLGHHMGKFLIANSFQLQEKLESHDVFHVLTGTGISVPDEISMQFYLLGNGKRSLYLFTVILVGSMLYPEYWRFFISKYNCGKSALPFHQLDFQKLLHQPIQRIKSTFLIQ; this is translated from the coding sequence ATGAGAGCAGCCATTTTAGAAAAATTATATGATTGGAGCGTAGCACCCTATCAATACTTCAAGAAAAATGAAGCGTGGCAATATAATGCTGAAGAGCTCAAAGGCTATCCAAATGAATCTTTAGGTCATCATATGGGCAAATTTCTTATTGCCAACAGCTTTCAGTTGCAAGAAAAACTAGAGAGTCATGATGTATTTCATGTACTCACCGGAACTGGAATTTCTGTTCCCGATGAAATAAGTATGCAATTCTATTTATTGGGAAATGGAAAAAGAAGTCTTTACTTATTTACCGTCATATTAGTAGGCTCTATGCTGTATCCGGAGTATTGGAGGTTCTTTATATCAAAATATAACTGCGGAAAATCGGCACTACCCTTTCATCAATTAGATTTTCAGAAACTGCTGCATCAACCCATCCAACGAATAAAGTCCACATTTTTAATTCAATAA
- a CDS encoding DUF4173 domain-containing protein translates to MNVHIKSLLSALAFSLLFYSKSFGLNLFLISILVVVLVSTLKETRTMSWGYALTYIITSIFILINPTGFTIFVHFMALMIFVGKSISSKTSLYLSWLLGFTNLLVASIANFIQRQNSVEEKDVKKETSPKLLNRLKGGFFAGVLLILFAMLYKNANPVFENLVDQISFDFISFPWVFFTFLGYIIFLNILRPLDAQELIAVDASQKNELETPTEIEIIGQKKQLESEHTLGSFIFIALNFLLVFFLVTDGIYLFQKTDISNAEYSASVHQGVYALMFSIVLAIILILYFFRGNLNFYKENTQIKTLTYVWISLNIILIVFTSYKNFTYVEALGLTYKRIGVFVYLLLTLTGLITVYIKVAEVKSFVYLVRTNIATVFAFLVLSAAVPWDKTITYFNLSTLENPDIHYLIDLGDANSIQLYNYANEKEVNYDLKISIQEKYDEYLTLQSEKTWQEFTFAQLAKNDTE, encoded by the coding sequence ATGAACGTCCATATAAAATCACTCTTATCTGCCTTAGCCTTCAGTTTACTATTCTACAGCAAAAGCTTCGGTCTAAATCTATTCTTAATATCAATTTTAGTCGTAGTGCTTGTTTCTACCCTAAAAGAAACTAGAACCATGTCATGGGGCTATGCTCTTACCTATATTATAACTTCAATTTTTATACTCATTAACCCCACGGGGTTTACCATATTTGTCCACTTCATGGCATTAATGATATTTGTAGGCAAGTCCATTTCGAGCAAAACATCTTTATACCTTTCTTGGTTACTTGGCTTTACTAATTTATTGGTTGCGTCTATCGCAAATTTCATTCAAAGACAAAATTCGGTAGAAGAAAAAGATGTAAAAAAAGAGACTTCACCAAAACTGTTGAACCGTTTAAAAGGCGGATTCTTCGCTGGTGTTCTACTGATCTTATTTGCGATGCTTTATAAGAATGCGAATCCGGTTTTTGAAAATCTAGTAGACCAAATCTCTTTTGACTTTATCAGTTTCCCTTGGGTATTCTTTACATTTCTTGGTTATATTATATTTCTAAACATTTTACGTCCATTAGATGCACAAGAATTAATAGCAGTCGATGCATCTCAGAAAAATGAATTAGAGACTCCGACTGAAATAGAAATAATAGGTCAAAAAAAGCAACTAGAAAGTGAGCATACCTTAGGCTCATTTATATTTATCGCACTTAATTTTTTACTAGTATTCTTTTTAGTAACAGACGGAATTTACCTGTTTCAAAAAACAGACATTTCTAATGCAGAATATTCGGCATCTGTACACCAAGGTGTCTATGCGCTAATGTTCTCTATAGTACTAGCCATTATATTAATTCTTTATTTCTTTAGAGGAAACCTCAATTTCTATAAAGAGAATACGCAAATAAAAACCCTAACCTATGTTTGGATCTCGCTAAACATTATACTAATCGTTTTTACATCTTACAAGAACTTCACGTATGTTGAAGCCTTAGGACTTACCTATAAACGTATTGGTGTATTCGTATACCTTCTACTTACCCTTACCGGATTAATTACAGTTTATATTAAAGTGGCAGAAGTAAAAAGCTTTGTTTATTTAGTACGTACCAACATCGCCACAGTGTTTGCTTTTTTAGTACTAAGCGCTGCAGTGCCGTGGGATAAAACTATTACGTATTTCAATTTAAGTACACTTGAAAATCCTGATATTCATTACCTCATCGATTTAGGTGATGCTAATAGCATTCAATTATATAACTATGCTAATGAGAAAGAAGTTAATTATGATCTCAAGATTAGTATTCAAGAAAAGTATGACGAATACCTTACCCTACAATCAGAAAAAACATGGCAAGAATTTACGTTTGCCCAACTAGCTAAAAACGATACAGAATGA
- a CDS encoding winged helix-turn-helix domain-containing protein translates to MSLIDNINKAFDHRIRLGIMSILMVNDYADFKMLKELLGATDGNLASHTKALEKEEYIKVEKQFIGRKPNTRYSATPLGKAEFKKHINALEKLIGK, encoded by the coding sequence ATGAGTTTAATTGACAACATAAACAAAGCTTTTGACCACCGAATACGTTTGGGCATTATGTCTATTCTAATGGTGAACGATTATGCTGATTTTAAAATGCTAAAAGAACTTTTAGGTGCTACCGATGGCAATTTAGCCAGTCATACCAAGGCACTTGAAAAGGAAGAATACATAAAAGTGGAAAAGCAGTTTATAGGCAGAAAACCGAATACCCGTTACTCTGCCACTCCCCTTGGCAAAGCAGAGTTTAAGAAGCATATTAATGCTTTAGAAAAACTAATAGGTAAGTAG